The Bacteroides fragilis NCTC 9343 genome includes the window CCAAGAATTATTAATGAGTCCCAACCGTTTGGTGACTTTTCTGCAAAAGCCTGCTGCTGAGTTTACAAAAGCAGACATCATTAACTATATCCAACAGAATGAAATCCGCATGGTCAATTTTATGTATCCTGCTGCGGACGGACGGCTAAAAACTCTGAATTTTGTGATAAACAATGCTTCCTATCTGGATGCCATCCTGACTTGTGGTGAACGGGTAGATGGGTCGAGTCTGTTTCCTTTCATAGAAGCCGGAAGTAGCGATCTGTATGTAATACCACGTTTTCGCACTGCATTCGTCGATCCGTTTGCAGAAATACCTACACTCGTGATGCTTTGCTCCTTCTTTAATAAAGATGGGGAACCTTTGGAAAGCTCTCCCGAATATACTTTGCATAAGGCTTGCAAAGCATTTACAGATGTAACAGGTATGGAATTTCAGGCTATGGGAGAATTGGAATATTATGTAATTTCCGAGGATGACGGTCTATTTCCGGCTACCGATCAGCGTGGATATCACGAGTCGGGACCTTATGCAAAATTCAATGATTTCCGTACACAATGTATGTCTTATATAGCCCAAACAGGTGGACAAATAAAGTACGGACACTCGGAAGTAGGCAATTTTATGCTTGACGGCAAAGTTTATGAGCAAAACGAAATAGAATTTTTACCCGTCAATGCCGAAAATGCGGCCGATCAATTAATGATTGCCAAATGGGTTATCCGTAATTTAGCTTACCAATATGGATATGATATTACTTTTGCTCCCAAAATTACAGTAGGTAAAGCCGGGTCAGGGCTACACATTCATATGCGAATGATGAAAGACGGACAAAACCAGATGCTGAAAGATGGCGCTCTCTCGGATACCGCTCGTAAAGCCATTGCCGGTATGATGCAGCTTGCTCCTTCCATTACGGCTTTCGGCAATACCAATCCTACTTCATACTTCCGTCTTGTACCCCATCAGGAAGCACCTACCAATGTTTGTTGGGGTGACCGAAACCGTTCAGTATTGGTACGTGTTCCGTTAGGATGGTCCGCACAAACGGATATGTGTGCACTAGCCAATCCTTTGGAATCGGACAGTAACTATGATACTACTCAGAAACAGACCGTAGAGATGCGTTCACCGGATGGCTCAGCCGATCTTTATCAATTATTGGCAGGTCTTGCAGTAGCTTGTCGGCATGGGTTTGAGATAGAGAACGCTTTGGCTATTGCAGAGCAAACGTACGTTAATGTAAATATCCATCAGAAAGAAAATGCAGACAAGTTGAAAGCTTTAGCCCAACTTCCCGATAGCTGTGCAGCATCTGCAGATTGTTT containing:
- a CDS encoding glutamine synthetase family protein; the protein is MNQELLMSPNRLVTFLQKPAAEFTKADIINYIQQNEIRMVNFMYPAADGRLKTLNFVINNASYLDAILTCGERVDGSSLFPFIEAGSSDLYVIPRFRTAFVDPFAEIPTLVMLCSFFNKDGEPLESSPEYTLHKACKAFTDVTGMEFQAMGELEYYVISEDDGLFPATDQRGYHESGPYAKFNDFRTQCMSYIAQTGGQIKYGHSEVGNFMLDGKVYEQNEIEFLPVNAENAADQLMIAKWVIRNLAYQYGYDITFAPKITVGKAGSGLHIHMRMMKDGQNQMLKDGALSDTARKAIAGMMQLAPSITAFGNTNPTSYFRLVPHQEAPTNVCWGDRNRSVLVRVPLGWSAQTDMCALANPLESDSNYDTTQKQTVEMRSPDGSADLYQLLAGLAVACRHGFEIENALAIAEQTYVNVNIHQKENADKLKALAQLPDSCAASADCLQKQRTVFEQYNVFSPAMIDGIISRLRSYNDATLRKDIQDKPEEMLALVSKFFHCG